TGACAAGATATGAAGTTTCTTTATTTAATAATGATGCACAAACTGTATTGACTGGAACCACTTCCAGCTCTTGTCCGTTCTTACATCCCGGGGCCAGCTCAGCCTCTCACCGAGTTCATGCTGAATGTGAATCCAGGCTGGGGGCCATTGGCTGGCTGTGCAATGGGAGGATGAGTGGGTGAAGGAATGTTCAgtgaacagggagggggaggggggttggtgctgctggtgggaagtgttcattctgaaggagtcccacttgaaacagagaccattcatttctCACTTTGAAATGATTGAGCTGCAGTCTTTCCCCATTCTTGTTCAGTTtttcaatatttatttatttaaatctcGACTGAAACATATTCTTGTTATGACCCTGAGATCCAGAGGATTTTAAATCTGTTAAAGTCAATCCCCATCGAGTACACAGGACTCAACTGGTCCGAACTTTTTGTGTCATAAATTGTTTTTAAactaaatttagcatacccaattcattttttccaattaaggggaaatttagcgtggccaatccacctatcctgcacatctttggggtgtgggggcaaaacacacgcaaacacggggacaatgtgcaaactccacagacagtgacccagagccgggatcgaacctgggacctcggcgccgtgaggcagcagtactagccactgtgctaccccttTTATGCCATAAATAAACAAAGATCTTACAAGATGTTTATCAGAGAATTGTTTTTATCTGAGACCAAGGATGGTCAAACTCTGTCCCAAAGTTTAGATATGGGACTTGAGCCTGGGCTATGGGGTCCACGAACATGGAGCATCATTCCCCGATGTCCTTCATCCCCGATTTTAATCACATCCCAAATGGGGCAGCCGTCAGCTGCCTGGATCCTAAGCTCGAGAATTTCGGCCATAAACATCTTCACTTTTCCACTTCATTTTCCACCTTTAAGACTCCCCTCATAACCAAACTCTCTCACCAAgactttggtcatctgacccaatgTGTCCTCATGTTCCTGTGAAACTGCTTGGCACATTTTATTGTGTTAAAAATCTCAATGTGTACACAAGTTGTTATAGTTCAGTGAGATCTGATCACTTACTGAGAGTGAGTCTGTATAAATGTAACTCAGATAGACACAGTTTGTGTTATAGTTCAGTGAGATCTgatcactgagtgagtgagtgagtctggaaaAATGTAACTGAGATACACCCAGCTTGTGTCATAGTTCAGTGAGTGAGTGCGTTATTTGTTAGAATGCGTGAGAGGAGTGCGATTGAGCCAAAGCCTGAGTCACCAGTTTAAGGccaggaggagagagaatctggagaggggaaaagaatcaggaggagactggagactgaatctggaacaatgagcagagagggaggggtgtgtgtctgtgtgggacagAGATTCATAGATTTGGGAGAATGTAccatagaaactagaatggtctgttctgaatttctatcctgcatttCCACCAAAAACCTCTGTAAACTCCTTTTATGGGAGTTAGAGGGAGAGGATTTGCAGACAGAAAATTCAAAGTCAAAATCTTGAGATCTTTCAGAATGATTTAATTTCATTATGAAAGCAGGAATGTTTGTTGTCTGTGGCAAATTATTTAAATCAGAATTGTGACTGAAAAATCACCGGGATACAAACACACACTAAAGAGACGGAAGTTCATCACAGGGTCAAACATGACATCAAGTCTGGTTTAGTGTCAGACGttaccagggagaggaatggagttggTAGCTCGGGAATTCAAACAATGACTCCACAGAAGGGGAGAGagctggtggtgaggtagagctgggagcTATCAGTGTAAATGTGACAACTGACACTGTGTCCAGATGGTGCTATTGTGGGGAACATGTGGATGAGAAATAAGAAGAGAAACGTCTGGATCCTTTGGGAACACCAGAGGTAACTGTGGGAGTGGGAAGACATTACAAGTGATTCACTGGCTCTGATCAGATGCAGAAGAATGGACCCAGGAGAGAGCAGCCGCACCCAGCTGGGTGACAGTGGAGAGGTGACGGAGCAGAATGGTGTggtcgaccttgtcaaaggctgcagacaggctgaggacagaggggagagtttatctttgtcacagtcacagaggatgtTATTTGTAACTTTGATAAGAGTTGTTTCAGCATGGTGACagagcagaaacctgattggagggattcaaacatggcatTCTGGGAAGAATGAACAGGGATTTGGGAGAGGTGAGGGGTGCAggcgatggggcagtaatttgtaaggatggtggAGTCAAGGGCTTGCTTTTTGACAAGGGTAGAATGATGGCAGAAGGGGAGGGACAGTACCTGATAGAGAAAAGATTCAACAAAGTCAGTGAACATGGGAAAGTTGGGTGATCAGTtttgtgggaatagggtcgatggagcaggagctgggtctcatggacaagatgagctctgagagggcatgaggggagatgggagagaaactagagaacgaTGTggattcagggctcgggaaaggatgaaatttagagacagtttggtccggtgggctcgtggaagggaagcagcagaggcagctgatcggatttactcaatctcagtcacaaagaagctccacaagctcctcactcttcttgtagGAGGTGagaatggaagagacaggggagagcgagagaacgTCAAAAGGAgcaaacttgtgtcagagatattaaaaagtttcaacacactgcgtatttaacacaaatctaatttatttgacttttagccagaatatgagTCCCTGTAAGTGGCTGCAGTTTATTTCCATCAGCAGAACCAGACCCCAATGAACACGGTccagtcctgggtgtgattaacgGAAAATTGCAATCACTGTAGTTatttatgaactcgctgatgtctaaacaggctggatgaggttgtgaaagcgttcccacactgggagcaggtgaacggcctctccccagtgtgaacccgctggtgggtcagcaggttggatgactgagtgaatcccttcccacactcagagcaggtgaaaggtcttgtGCCAGTGTGAATTCGGCGGTGGTCGGTGAGTtgtgatgatcgtctgaacccagtcccacagtcagagcatctcAATGGCTTCTCGTCAGTGCgaacacgttgatggtacatcagttcccaggaacttttaaagcccttcccacagtctgaacatttaaaaggtctcttgtCTGTGTGAACTaggtggtgtctcagcagggtggatgaggtagtgaatcccttcccacactctgagcaggtgcaaGGCTTCTCcctagtgtgaattcgctggtgtgtcaacagctgtgacaactgagtgaatcccttccgacACTCGGAGTAGGTGAAGGGTttgtccccagtgtgaattctcttgtgcgccagcaggtcagatgactgagtgaatccccttccacacttggagcagataagcggcctctccccggtgtgaatcctctggtgtacagtgagttgggatgatcgcctgaacccagtcccgcagtgagagcacctgaacggtctctcgtcagtgtgaacacgttgatggagcaTCAGTTCCTGGGAACTTTTATAGCATTTCCTGCAGTCTGAGCATTGAAATGGTCTGTcctctgtgtgaactcgctggtgtctcagcaggttggctgaaatagtaaaactcttcccacacttggagcaggagaacggtttctctccagtgtgactgcgtcgatgtgtttccagctctgatggggaaatgaatcccctcccacagtccccacatttccacggcttCTCCCCAGAGTGACTCCGCTTGTGTCGACAGGCCTGATGTTTgtctgaagcctcgtccacacacagaacacgtgtacggtttctccccactgtgaatggtactgtttccttccatgttcaaagtatgaTGATATTCACGTTACGGTAAATGGAGCAACTGGTGCTGATCCTGATGTGATGAAGTTTCCCGACTGCCAATCCTCCCCTTCCAATGACCTGTGAACCGGATTTAAAACGAAAAATAGGGAgtgaaaacacaaaggcaggttgtgaaattgagttgAATGAATCGGGTCATTTGTGGGGCTGGCACCAGGAAaatgtgaccatgaaaactgctggattattGTAAATAcacaactggttcattaatgtccttcagggaagggaacctgccaatTGGTCTGAATCTACGCTAGACTCTGACACTCTgcgagaaggagagagaaagggagtggtaGAGGCTGAATGATTGAAACAAGTATTTAATATATCTTCAACATGAGCAGaactttgacagaatctcccaaGCCATTCTCCACCACCTCGTAGGAGCAGGGTAGCAGGAATATGTGAACACCATGatttccaagttcccctccaactcgCACACTTATCTGACATACAGTACTGGATGGATAAAGCCATTGTCTTCATGCCCAGTTATAAACTCCACTCCCTCACCGccgactccatctctctccctgggaactgtctgacgcTGAATCAGACTGTTCACAATCTCTGGCATATTTCACCCCAAGCTGTGTTTCTGTTCACACATCACTGTCACTGCCTATTTCCACTCAGTAACGTTGT
This portion of the Scyliorhinus torazame isolate Kashiwa2021f chromosome 5, sScyTor2.1, whole genome shotgun sequence genome encodes:
- the LOC140417896 gene encoding uncharacterized protein — encoded protein: WKETVPFTVGRNRTRVLCVDEASDKHQACRHKRSHSGEKPWKCGDCGRGFISPSELETHRRSHTGEKPFSCSKCGKSFTISANLLRHQRVHTEDRPFQCSDCRKCYKSSQELMLHQRVHTDERPFRCSHCGTGFRRSSQLTVHQRIHTGERPLICSKCGRGFTQSSDLLAHKRIHTGDKPFTYSECRKGFTQLSQLLTHQRIHTREKPCTCSECGKGFTTSSTLLRHHLVHTDKRPFKCSDCGKGFKSSWELMYHQRVRTDEKPLRCSDCGTGFRRSSQLTDHRRIHTGTRPFTCSECGKGFTQSSNLLTHQRVHTGERPFKCGDCGKGFNSPSELETHQRIHTGERPFTCSVCGKGFTRSSILLTHQLVHTDQRPFKCADCEKSFKSRNELLTHQRTHTGERPFTCSVCGKGFTLSSHLLTHQLVHTDQRPFKCADCEKSFKSRMDLLRHQRTHTGERPFTCSVCGKGFTQSSHLLAHQPVHTDQRPFKCSDCEKSFKRKSNLRKHKCTQLLQHQRVHTGQRLYT